GGGAAGCGTCGTAGAAGACCTGGCCGGGGACCGTGTACAGGTGGAAGCGCGTCTTGAAGCCACGGATCTCGCCCAGCGCGAGGGGAAGGAAGTCGAAGAAAAGGGTGCGCTCGGTCTCGGTTGCGAGACTGATCATCTTACCTTTCGCGTCGGCCGCGGTCTTCTGGTAGACGTACTGAAGATTGGTAGTCTTGCCACACAGGCCAGGGCCGTAGTAGACGATCTTGCAGTTTATTTCACGGGAAGCGTAGTTGATGAAGGACATCCTACATTACCTCTTATAAATTACTGCACCACAGGGTTTTGGGGCACAGGCCGCCACCCCACTCACCGAAAATGTTCCGTTAGCTGAACAGGTTGTCGATATCGTCGTCGGTGATTTCCGCAAAGGGGAACTCGCTGTCGCCGCTCTTCTCCTTCTCCTCGTTCTTCTGCAGCAGACGATTGAAGATGGCGGTGAGTTCCTCGGAGGCTTTCTTAACGCGCAGGCGAACCAGCCCCAGCGAAGAGCGGGTATCGAAGAGCACCACCAGGATGACACGGCCGGCAACGATGGAGATGTGCAGGTTATCCTTCTCCCCTTCGTGGAAGAGAATGGAGAACTCCTTCTCGCCGATCAGCTTGGCCAAACCACCCGTGGCGGCGATGTTGCCGGCGGTGAGCGAGGCGAGCGAGGTGGTGTCGAAGCGCTCGGTCTCGCCGCAGCCGGTGATCAACTGGCCGTTCTTGTCCACCAGGAAGATCACCTTTGCATTGGCCTCGCGCAGCAGCTTCTCCAGCGCAACGTTTATCTGTTTGAATTCCTCATCGTACATAATCAACTGAGGATTCGACATGAATGTCTCCTTGGTGGGGGGTACTTTTGCTGCGAAGCTTATTCTATAACAGAAGCGTTACACCATTTCAAGGTAATTGCCTGAGCGATAACCGCTCCTTACACGCTCGCTATACCCCGTGCTGCCTTGAGAAGCAGGGCAACTTTCTCCGGATCCCCCGCCTCGCTGTAAAGCCTGAGCACCGGCTCGGTCCCGGAGGGACGTATCAAGAGCCAGGCTCCGTCCTCGAAGATGAACTTGAAGCCGTCGCTGAAATTGTGGCGCGCCACCTCGAACCCGGCGATGTTGGTGATGCCACCCTCCTGCATCCGCTCCAGCAGTTGCCGCTTCGCCTGCGGGTCAATGGGGAGATCGATGCGGGAGTAGTGGAAGTGGCCGATCTCGTCCATGGTCTCTTCGAGCAGCGCCCGCAGCCCCTTGCCACTCATGGCCATCGCCTCCAGAAGCAGGAGCCCCATCAGGATGCCGTCGCGCTCGGGGATGTGCCCCTTGACGCCGAGGCCGCCGGACTCCTCCCCCCCCATCAGTATGTCGTTCTCCAGCATCAACTCGCAGATGTGCTTGAAGCCGATCTGGGTCTCGAAGAGTTCCAGCCCATACTTTGCGGTCAGGAGGTCGATCATCTGGGTGGTGGAAACGGTCTTGACCACGGCACCGCGCACCCCTTTCCTCTCGTAAAGGTGGCGCAATAGCACCGTGAAGATGCGGTGCGAGGAGAAGAACTCGCCGGTCTCGTCGACGGCGCCGATACGGTCGGCATCGCCGTCCAGCGCCAGGCCGACCTGGAACTTGCCTGCCTCTACCAGCGCGGAGAGCTCGCCCAGGTGCTCGGCGATGGGCTCGGGGGGGTGGCCACCGAAGGCCGGGTTTTCGGCGCCGTGGATCTCCTCGATCCCGGGGATCAGCAGGGGCAACAGGCCGGAGCCCGCGCCGTACATCGGGTCGACGACCGCCTTGATGCCGGCGGAGCGAATCAGCTCCAGGTCGACGTAGCGCCCCAGCTGGGCCAGGTAGGGGGCGGAGGCGTCGAACAGCTCGACCTGCCCGGTCGCCTGGGCCTCGGCCAGCTCCAGCGCCTGCACCGGGCGGGAGGCGGCCTGGTTCTCGGCCACCATCTGCTCCAGCACCTTGGTGGTGGAGGGGCGCGCGGAGCCTCCGAAGGATTCCTTGACCTTGAAGCCGTTATAGCGCGGCGGGTTGTGGCTGGCCGTGATCATTACCCCGGCGCCTGCTTTCTTCTCGTGGACCGCCCAGGAGACTGCGGGGGTGGGTGCGTAATCGTGAGAGAGCCAGGTCTTGATGCCATTGCCGGCCGCGATGGCGGCGACCCGCTCGGCGAACTCTTTGGAAAGAAAGCGGCGGTCGTAGCCGATCACCAGCCCTTTTCCCGCAAGACCCTCTTGGTGCAGATAATCCATGGTGGCCTGCGCCACCAGGGCAAGGTTGTCAAAGGTGAAGGTGTCGGCGATGACGCCGCGCCACCCGTCGGTACCGAATTGTATCTGCAAGTGCAATCCTCCATAAACGTTAATGATTGGGCATTTTCCATGGCGGCGCCTGATCTGTCAACCCTTAGTTGCCGGAAAAGCTCCGAAGTGGTTGACCCCAGGCGGGGATTGGCTTATAAGAATGCAACTATTACCAATCCCAGAGGAGGTACGAAAACATGCTGAAAAGATTCATCTACGCTCTGATCCTGGGGCTCTTCCTGGCGGGCGGCGCCTTCGCTGCCGAGACGAAGAACCCGGTAGTGCTTATCGAGACCAACCAGGGCAACATCAAGGTAGAGCTGAACCAGGAGAAAGCGCCGATCTCAGTCAAGAACTTCCTCGACTATGCGAACAGCGGCTTCTACAACGGGACCATCTTCCACCGCGTCATCCCCAACTTCATGATCCAGGGTGGCGGCTTCGGCCAGGACCTGATGCCCAAGCAGACCAAGGCCCCGATCAAGAACGAGGCGGCCAATGGCCTTAAGAACGAGCGCGGCACCATCGCCATGGCCCGCACCGGTGTGGTCGACTCCGCCACCGCGCAGTTCTTCATCAACACCGTGAATAACGGCTTCCTGAACCACAACCCGGCCGGCGGACCCGCGGGGTACGGCTATGCAGTCTTCGGCAAGGTCATTGAGGGGATGGACGTGGTCGACAAGATCGCCGCCACCAGGACCGGGCGCGGGGCAAACGGCATGCCGGACGTACCGCAGACGCCGATGATCATCAAGAGCGTCAAAGTCCTCAAGTAAACAAAAAGGGGCGCCGCCAGGCGCCCCTTTCTTTTTATCTCCCCTTGCGCTGCGCCAGAAGCATCAGGTTGCCCACCGTAAAGATCAAGGCACCGATGAAAGCCGTCAAGGCCCCCGGTTCCTTGTGCACCTCGAAGAGTGCCACCGGTACCGGGCTGAGTTCCACGTCCTTCACGTAAATACCGTACCCCTTGTGGAAGAGCGGCTGGTTGGGCTGCACCGCGTGCAGGCCGTCCGAGAGCCGCAGGTCCGCACGATAGGTGCTCATCATCCCCATGGGACCGATCTGTCCCGAAATGCGCTCCACCACTACCCGCTCCCCGTCTGGAAAGCCGAAGGAATCGCCTTGTGGCAGTTGCATCTGCTGTTTGAACCCGCCGTAAGCCGAGAGGAGGTGTGCCAGGACGATGAGCAGGAAGCCCGCGTGCATCAGGTGCGGTGCCACGCTGCGGCCTTTGCGGCGCAGGGCGTCGATAGAGCAGATGAGCGCGTTGACGAAGAGGACCGCGATGCACGCGACGCAGAGCCAGAGCCACCAGGAGTAGCCCAGGGGCGCGCGCTGCAGCCAGAAGAGGAGCGGCATGTCGTTGAGGCCACCTTGCTCCGAACTGGCGCTGGAAAAGGAACCCAGGGCCAGGGTGACCATGACTCCGGTCATGAGCCAGAGGCCAAGGTTTAACGAGCAGAAGGTTGCGTAGAGTTTTTTCAGCAAGGGCGTTCCCTCTTTTTTCGGTTTGGGGACAGGCTCCGCAGGTGCCTGTCCCCAGACTACCGACTAGAAACTATGCGAGCTCCGCATGAGCATGCTGACGCCCAGGTAGGTGAAGAGCGTCACCAGGAAGCCGACGATGCCAAGCCAGGCAAAGCCACGCTCCCAGGACTGCCCCTTCAGGCGCAGGTGCAAGTAAAGCGAGTAGAAGATCCAGAGGATGGAGGTCCAAAGCTCCTTAGCGGTCCACAGCCAGTAGGTGCCCCAGGCGTAATAGCCCCAGATACCACCCGAGACCATGGAGAGCGAGAAGAAGCTGTAACCGACCAGCGCGGCCCGGTACTGCAGGTCAAGCGCGGGTTTCCCCCCGCCCTGCAAAAACGCTATGCCCAGGAGCGCAGCGATGCCGAACAGGCCGTAGGCGAAGAAGGCCAACGCCACGTGCAGCTCGAACCAGTAGGTGTCGAGGATGGGGGGCAGCGGCATGTTGATGGTCGGGAAGGGAAGCGCCAAGGCGGCGAAGAGACCGGCCAGCGCGCCGCACCCCCAGCAGAACCAGCGTATGCCCGCGGTCTGGCGGCTATAGATGAAGGGGAGCGCCATGAGCCCGAGCGACCCGGAGAAAAAAGCCAGGGTGTCCTGCGGTCCGATCAGGGGGAGCCGTCCCAGTCCCATCCCACGCGAGGCGAGGTAGGCCAGGCTGCAGCCGAGCGCCACCACGAAGATGGGCCGGCGGATGGAGGCGACGAAGAGCAGCGCGGATGTGATGAGAAGCCATTTCATAGGAATCCGGAACCCGCCTTGGCACGTTGTGCTTTAGTGGATGATCGAGGTTGCTTGAACAATCTCCCTCTCCCTCCGGGAGAGGGTCGGGGTGAGGGCCTTGCCAGGGGCAACTAAAAAGCGGAGGGAAGCTCCCTCACCCGCCCTTCGGGCACCCTCTCCTGGGGGGAGAGGGTAGAGAGTTTATTTGTAGCTTTTCCTGCGGAAGAGGCCGGTTTTAAGCGAAGCGATGCGATCCAGGAACAGGAAACCGTCCAGGTGGTCCATCTCGTGCTGAATGGCCACGGCCTCGAAGCCGGAGGCATCGAACTCGCGCACGTTGCCGTCGGGCTCGGTGAAACGCAGGGTGAGCTCGGTGGCGCGCTCGACGTCGCCGGTGTAGTCCGGCACGCTCATGCACCCCTCGCGCATCACTGCGCCGCCGCTCTTGGCAACGATCTCCGGGTTGATCATCAGCAACAGCCCGTGGTTGTTCTCCTTGCCGTGGCGGTTTTTGGAGACGTCGATGACGCAGACGCGCCGGGAGACGCCGATCTGCGGCGCAGCGACGCCAACGGAACCAGGCCCCGCGTGCATGGTGTCCACCAGGTCTTCGATCAGCTGCTTTATCTCATCGTCGATGGCCTGCACCGGGGCGCAGACCTGCTTCAATATTGGGTCGGGATAGACGACTATCGGTTTGACTGCCATATCAGATCAGAGGGAGACGGGTGTAATGAGGCGCACCGAAATCTCCACACTCAGCTCCTTTTTCAGTTTTTCCAGCAGGGCGGAGGCATCCTCCACCGTGAGCCCCTGGGGCAGTGCCGCCTCGAGCACCAGCACGTACACGGGCTCAGTCGGCTTGCCGATCAGCTTGGTGTTGAGGTCGGTGATGCTGACGCCGCGGTCGGCGAGCTCACGGGTGATGCGGTAGACGATGCCGGGCTTGTCGGAACCGTACACCGAGATCAGGCAGAGCTCCCCTTCCGGCCCCTGGTAGCAGACCTCGTCGTCCTTCAGGGTCCTGACGAAGGCGGAAAGCCCGGTGCCGGCGGTCTTGGCGGCGAACTCTTCCTCCAGCTTCTTCTTGGAGAAGGGCTTCTCGTGGGAGACGATCAGGATCATGGCGAACTCGCCACCGAGCATGGTGCAGCTCGAGTCCTCGACGTTGCAGCCGAGCTTGAAGAGCACCTCGGAGGTGTCCGCCACGATGCCGGTGCGGTCCTTGCCGATGATGGTGACGGCGAAATGAGCCAGGTTAGGCTTGCGACAAAGGTTCATTGGGCCTCCTTGTAAGGGGGACAGGCGCCTGCGGAGCCAGTCCCCTGAATGACTAGATCTTGTTGATAAAAACTTCGCGGGGCTTGCTGGTGCCGTCGGAGGGTCCGATGACCCCTTCCTGCTCCATCTTCTCGATGATGCGGGCGGCGCGGTTGTAGCCAATGCGCAGGCGGCGCTGGATCATGGAGATGGAGGCCATCTTCGCCTCGGCCACCAGGGCCAGGGCGTCGTCGTAGCGCTCGTCCACCTCTTCCTCCTCGTCGCCACCTCCCTTTTCCTCGGCCTTCATTTCCAGGATCGACTTCTCGTAAATCGGCTTCCCCTGCTTCTTCAGGAACTCGACCACGCGCTGCACCTCGGAATCGGAGACGAATGCACCGTGGGCGCGCAACATCTTCGAGGTTCCCGGCGGGAGGAAGAGCATGTCGCCCATGCCGAGCAGCGACTCGGCGCCGTTGCCGTCCAAAATGGTGCGCGAGTCGATCTTCGAGGAGACCTGGAACGAGATCCTCGCGGGGAAGTTCGCCTTGATGAGACCGGTGATGACGTCGACCGACGGGCGCTGGGTGGCGAGGATCAGGTGGATGCCGGCGGCGCGGGCCATCTGGGCCAGGCGGGCGATAGACTCCTCGATCTCGCGGCCGGCCACCATCATCAGGTCGGCGAGTTCGTCCACGATGACCACGATGTAGGGGAGGTGGCCGTGCTCCAGCTGCTCCTCCTTGGCAAGGAAGGCCTGGATGGCCGCCTCTCGCGCCTCCATGTCATCCGGGTCCTCGATCTCCTCCATGTCCTCGATGATCTCGTCGACCACCACGGTCTCGCGGGCAAGGTTCTCGGCCTTCTCTTTTTCCTCACGCTCCAACTCGCGGTTGTAGGAGTCGATGTTCCTGACCCCCTTGTCCGACATGAGCCGGTAGCGGCGTCCCATCTCCTCGACCGCCCACTTGAGCGCCAGGGCCGCCTTCTTCGGGTTAGTGACGACCGGGAGCAGGAGGTGCGGGATCCCCTCGTACACCGAGAGTTCCAGCATCTTCGGGTCGACCATGATGACCCTGACGTCGGTGGGCGTCGAGGTGTACAGGAGCGACAGGATCATGGTGTTGATCGCGACCGATTTACCCGAACCGGTGGCGCCGGCCACCAGCAGGTGCGGCATCTTGGCCAGGTCGGTCACCAGCGGGTGGCCGGCGATGTCCTTGCCGAGCGCCATCGGGAGCTTCATCTTGCCGCGGTGGAACTGTTCGGTGGCGAAGATCTCGCGCAGCGAGACCATCTCGCGCTCGCGGTTGGGGAGCTCTATGCCCACCACCCCCTTGCCAGGGATCGGGGCGACGATGCGGATCGAGTGCGCCTGCAGCGCCATGGTCAGGTCGTCCTGCAGGCCGGCGATGCGGCTCACCTTGATGCCGGGGCCGGGGGAGAACTCGTACATGGTGATGACCGGGCCGGGGCAGATCTCCACCACCTCCCCTTCGACACCGAAGTCCTTGAGCTTCTTCTCCATGAGCCGCGCGTTCATGGTCAGGGTTTCTTTGTCCTGGCGCTTGGTCCCCTCCGGCGGCGGATCGAGCAGGGACAGCGGCGGGGTCTTGAAGTCCCCTTCCGCCTTGATGAAATCGAAGGCCTCCTGCACTGGGGCGGTCTTCTTGTCGTCCTTCTTCTTCTCCTTCTTGGCCACCGGTGCGGGAACCGGCGCCGGCACCGCGGCCGGCTTGATGACCGGGGCCGCGTGCTGCCGAGGCTTCTCTTCCTTCTCACCCTTCTCGGAAGCGAGCTCGCGCTGCAGGGCGCGGCGCTGCTTGCTCTTCTCCCAGTTCTCCTTGAGCGCGGTCAGCCACCAGTTGGCGAACAGGACGAAGGAGAAGCGGGACAAGAGCATGGCGCTCGCCGCCAGCATGGGAAGCAGGATGAGCAGTGCCCCGATCTTGCCGAAGGCGCGCTTCATAAGCTCAGCGCTTTGGTAGCCGACGAAACCGCCGGTCGGAACCCGCTGGCCCAGGAACTCGGTGAACTGCAGGTTGAAGGCGAACAGGCCGGAGATGGAAAGCACCAGCAGCCCGAAGCCGACCAGCTTGTAGCGGCGCCACCGGATCGTGTCCGAGCTGAAGGCGCGGTAGGTAAGATAGAAAAGGGTGCAGGGAAAGATATAGGCGGCCAGGCCGAAGAGCTGCAAGAAGAGGTCGGAGAGCTGGGCACCGAAGCGTCCTCCGAGGTTCTTGGTCTGGGCGAACGTGGAGACGCTGTTGAAGGACAGGTCCTCGCCATGGAAGGAGGCCAGCGCGATGAACAGGAACAGCCCGGCCACGCCGAAGGCCATCCCCTTGACTTCCTTGGCCACCTTTTCCTTTTTTTCGATCTTCTCTTCAGTCGTCATAGTCAAAACCTATTTGCCACGGAGGCACGGAGAAAATCGGAGAAAACATTGCGAAACCACCAGCCGTTCATCCCTTCTCCCACCGGGAGAAGGTGCCCGAAAGGCGGATGAGGGCGTTGCCACGAAGAGGTGGCTACCGGCGGCGGAGCCCTCACCCCGTCCCTCTCCCGGAGGGCGAGGGGGAAAATTGCCTACATTTCCAATACCAGCGGCAGTATCACCGGGCGCCGTTCGATGGTCTTGTTGAAGAAGCGGCGCAGCACGCGGCGTACCTCGAGCTTAACCTCGTTCCAGTCGGTCATCGCCTCGGTGCTCACCAGGGCCAGGGTGTCCAGCACCACCTTCTTCGCCTCGTCCAGGTACTGCTGGCTCTCGTCTTCGAAGATGAAACCGCGCGATACGATGTCGGGTCCGTAGATGATCTCGCCGCTCACCTGGTTGATGCCGACGATGACCACCACCATGCCGTCCTCGGAGAGATGCTTCCTGTCTTTGAGGACCACGTTACCAACGTCGCCGACCCCCTTGCCGTCCACGAAGACGCGACCGGTGTTGACGTGGTCCACGATGACTGCCTCGTCGCCGGAGAAGAGCACCACGTCGCCGTTTACGGCCAGGATGCAGCGCTCCTCGGGGGTGCCCACCCTTTGGGCCAACTGGGCGTGCTTCACCAGGTGTCGATACTCGCCGTGCACCGGAACGAAGAAGCGGGGCTTGACCAGGTTGTGCAGGAGTTTCAGCTCTTCCTGGCTGGCGTGACCGGAGACGTGCACCTCGGAGACCTTCTCGTGGATCACCTCGGCGCCGCGGCGGTACAGGTGGTTCATCAGGTCGGAGATGGTCTTCTCGTTGCCCGGGATGAAGCGGGAGGAGAGGATGACGGTGTCACCGCGCTCAAGCTTGATCTGTTTGTGATCGTCCATGGCGATCCGGATCAGCGAGCTTCTCGGCTCCCCCTGGCTCCCGGTGGTGATCATGCAGACCTGCTCCTTGGGGAGCCTGGGGAGCTCCTTCAAATCCATGAGGAGATCGTCGGGGATGGTGAGGTAGCCGAGTTCGCGGGCGATCTGCACGTTGGCGATCATGGAGCGGCCGTTCAACAACACTTTCCTGCCGCTTTTCTGCGCCGCGTGCACCACCTGCTGCACCCGGTGGATATTACTCGAGAAGGCGGCAACGATAACCCGGCCGGGACAGTTGGGGAAGATCTCGTCGAAGGCCTCGCCCACCACCCGTTCCGAAAGGGTGTAACCCTCGCGCTCGATGTTGGTCGAATCGGCAAAGAGCGCCAGTACCCCCGCCTGCCCGTAGCGGGCGAAGGTGGGGAGGTCGGTGAGTTCGCCGTCCACCGGGGTCTGGTCCAGCTTGAAATCGCCGGTGTGGATCACCACCCCCTCGGGACAGGTGAGGGCCAGGGCGCAGCCATCCACGGTGGAGTGGGCCACGCGGATGAACTCCACTATGAAGTCGCCCAGTTCCACCACGTCCCGGGGCTTCACCACGCGCAGGTCGACCTTCTCGTCGAGCTCGAACTCCTTCAGCTTTTCCTTGACGAAGCCCAGGGTGAGGGCGGTGCCGTAGATGGGAGGATTGATGTCCCGCAGCACGTACGGGAGCGCACCGATGTGGTCCTCGTGCCCGTGGGTGAGCAGGATGGCGCGGATCCGGTCCGCCCGTTCCACCAGGTAACCGATGTCCGGGATGACCACATCGATCCCCAGCATGTACGGCTCCGGGAACATGAGCCCGCAGTCGACGATGACGACGTCGTCGCCGTACTCGAAGGCGGCCATGTTCAGCCCGATCTCGCCGAGCCCGCCGAGGGCCACGAACTTCAGCCCGGTATTTTCAATGCTGCTTTCTTCCAAAAATTATCCTTTGCACGCAATGGCGTGGAACTGCCCAAAGACCGTGGTGTAGCTGCATGGGGTTTACTCCCCCCCCAGCTACTAGTCCCTGTTTTTACCGCCCCTGCTCAGGCACCGTGCCGCCCGTAGCCTTGGCGGACGTGGAGACGAGTACCGCGATGCGGGAGTCGCAACGCTGAATCCAATCCTGGCCCGGCGAGTAGAGGCCGGCCACAGCGTAGAACGAGCTCCTCAGGGCGCGGTAGGCGATCAGCGCGCGCGCCGTGTCGTGGTTCGCCTCCGCCATCTGCCCGAGGTCCCACAATTTTTGTGCGCTGCGGGGGACGATGGAACTGCCCGGGGTGTACATGTGGATGGCGGCCTCGTAGCCGGCCACCGCCGCGGGGAAATCTCCCGACGCGGTACCCTTCTCACCCTTTTCGAACTGGACGTATTGTCGGTACAGCGCGTTGCCCCAGAACAGGGCGATGGAGATCAGCGTGATCGCCGCGACATTTACCGCTATGGTTTTGACCTTTTCCATGTCCTTTTCTGTTTCCTGTGGCTTCAGGGTTACCCCTGGAAGAAGTGGGGGGCGACGGCGAGCAGCGTGCCGAGCAGGGCGAGTACCACCCCCAGGAGGACCGTCGCGGCAGCAACGACGTCAAGCGGTGAGCGCAGACGGTGCGCGGCGGGGAGCCCCCACGCGATCAGAGCGACCCCGCCAAGAGCCAGCGCCAGGTAAACCATGACCATCTAACTACCCTCCAGGTTTGCTGCAATCGCTGCGCGTACCCGCTCCAGGAGTTCCTGTTCCGGGACCCCCGCCACATCGATGGGCGCTCCGAACGTGATCCTGATGGTCCCCGGCCGCAACTCGATGCGGTTGCGCGGGTTGATGGCGCGGCTGCCGTTAATGGTGAACGGGACGATGGGAACGCCGGCCTTGGCCGCCAGCAAGAAGGCGCCGCGCTTGAAGGGGAGCAGGGAGCCGTCCTTGGTGCGGGTCCCTTCCGGGAAGATCACCACGCTGGCGCCGGAAGCGATGCGCTGGGCGGCCTGGTTCATGCTCCGCAACGCTTTCCTGCCGTCGCTGCGATCGAGGGGGATATAGCCCGCACGACGCATGGCAGCGCCGAACACCGGCACCCTGAAAAGCTCTTCCTTGGCTACCCAAGAGAACAGGCGCGGGATGGCTCGACTCAGGGCGAGGATGTCGAAGTTCCCCTGGTGGTTCCCCATGTAGATGACCGGCCCCTCGGTG
This window of the Geomonas agri genome carries:
- the def gene encoding peptide deformylase yields the protein MAVKPIVVYPDPILKQVCAPVQAIDDEIKQLIEDLVDTMHAGPGSVGVAAPQIGVSRRVCVIDVSKNRHGKENNHGLLLMINPEIVAKSGGAVMREGCMSVPDYTGDVERATELTLRFTEPDGNVREFDASGFEAVAIQHEMDHLDGFLFLDRIASLKTGLFRRKSYK
- a CDS encoding lysophospholipid acyltransferase family protein: MLRARIYLLFFVPYTLLCSLAAVIGGLFDASGRAGHAVARVWGIGSLWAARIRLQVEGLEQVPTEGPVIYMGNHQGNFDILALSRAIPRLFSWVAKEELFRVPVFGAAMRRAGYIPLDRSDGRKALRSMNQAAQRIASGASVVIFPEGTRTKDGSLLPFKRGAFLLAAKAGVPIVPFTINGSRAINPRNRIELRPGTIRITFGAPIDVAGVPEQELLERVRAAIAANLEGS
- a CDS encoding peptidylprolyl isomerase; its protein translation is MLKRFIYALILGLFLAGGAFAAETKNPVVLIETNQGNIKVELNQEKAPISVKNFLDYANSGFYNGTIFHRVIPNFMIQGGGFGQDLMPKQTKAPIKNEAANGLKNERGTIAMARTGVVDSATAQFFINTVNNGFLNHNPAGGPAGYGYAVFGKVIEGMDVVDKIAATRTGRGANGMPDVPQTPMIIKSVKVLK
- a CDS encoding cytochrome c biogenesis protein ResB — protein: MLKKLYATFCSLNLGLWLMTGVMVTLALGSFSSASSEQGGLNDMPLLFWLQRAPLGYSWWLWLCVACIAVLFVNALICSIDALRRKGRSVAPHLMHAGFLLIVLAHLLSAYGGFKQQMQLPQGDSFGFPDGERVVVERISGQIGPMGMMSTYRADLRLSDGLHAVQPNQPLFHKGYGIYVKDVELSPVPVALFEVHKEPGALTAFIGALIFTVGNLMLLAQRKGR
- a CDS encoding cytochrome c biogenesis protein, which gives rise to MKWLLITSALLFVASIRRPIFVVALGCSLAYLASRGMGLGRLPLIGPQDTLAFFSGSLGLMALPFIYSRQTAGIRWFCWGCGALAGLFAALALPFPTINMPLPPILDTYWFELHVALAFFAYGLFGIAALLGIAFLQGGGKPALDLQYRAALVGYSFFSLSMVSGGIWGYYAWGTYWLWTAKELWTSILWIFYSLYLHLRLKGQSWERGFAWLGIVGFLVTLFTYLGVSMLMRSSHSF
- a CDS encoding ribonuclease J, which encodes MEESSIENTGLKFVALGGLGEIGLNMAAFEYGDDVVIVDCGLMFPEPYMLGIDVVIPDIGYLVERADRIRAILLTHGHEDHIGALPYVLRDINPPIYGTALTLGFVKEKLKEFELDEKVDLRVVKPRDVVELGDFIVEFIRVAHSTVDGCALALTCPEGVVIHTGDFKLDQTPVDGELTDLPTFARYGQAGVLALFADSTNIEREGYTLSERVVGEAFDEIFPNCPGRVIVAAFSSNIHRVQQVVHAAQKSGRKVLLNGRSMIANVQIARELGYLTIPDDLLMDLKELPRLPKEQVCMITTGSQGEPRSSLIRIAMDDHKQIKLERGDTVILSSRFIPGNEKTISDLMNHLYRRGAEVIHEKVSEVHVSGHASQEELKLLHNLVKPRFFVPVHGEYRHLVKHAQLAQRVGTPEERCILAVNGDVVLFSGDEAVIVDHVNTGRVFVDGKGVGDVGNVVLKDRKHLSEDGMVVVIVGINQVSGEIIYGPDIVSRGFIFEDESQQYLDEAKKVVLDTLALVSTEAMTDWNEVKLEVRRVLRRFFNKTIERRPVILPLVLEM
- a CDS encoding glycine cleavage system protein R, whose product is MNLCRKPNLAHFAVTIIGKDRTGIVADTSEVLFKLGCNVEDSSCTMLGGEFAMILIVSHEKPFSKKKLEEEFAAKTAGTGLSAFVRTLKDDEVCYQGPEGELCLISVYGSDKPGIVYRITRELADRGVSITDLNTKLIGKPTEPVYVLVLEAALPQGLTVEDASALLEKLKKELSVEISVRLITPVSL
- a CDS encoding DNA translocase FtsK, with the translated sequence MTTEEKIEKKEKVAKEVKGMAFGVAGLFLFIALASFHGEDLSFNSVSTFAQTKNLGGRFGAQLSDLFLQLFGLAAYIFPCTLFYLTYRAFSSDTIRWRRYKLVGFGLLVLSISGLFAFNLQFTEFLGQRVPTGGFVGYQSAELMKRAFGKIGALLILLPMLAASAMLLSRFSFVLFANWWLTALKENWEKSKQRRALQRELASEKGEKEEKPRQHAAPVIKPAAVPAPVPAPVAKKEKKKDDKKTAPVQEAFDFIKAEGDFKTPPLSLLDPPPEGTKRQDKETLTMNARLMEKKLKDFGVEGEVVEICPGPVITMYEFSPGPGIKVSRIAGLQDDLTMALQAHSIRIVAPIPGKGVVGIELPNREREMVSLREIFATEQFHRGKMKLPMALGKDIAGHPLVTDLAKMPHLLVAGATGSGKSVAINTMILSLLYTSTPTDVRVIMVDPKMLELSVYEGIPHLLLPVVTNPKKAALALKWAVEEMGRRYRLMSDKGVRNIDSYNRELEREEKEKAENLARETVVVDEIIEDMEEIEDPDDMEAREAAIQAFLAKEEQLEHGHLPYIVVIVDELADLMMVAGREIEESIARLAQMARAAGIHLILATQRPSVDVITGLIKANFPARISFQVSSKIDSRTILDGNGAESLLGMGDMLFLPPGTSKMLRAHGAFVSDSEVQRVVEFLKKQGKPIYEKSILEMKAEEKGGGDEEEEVDERYDDALALVAEAKMASISMIQRRLRIGYNRAARIIEKMEQEGVIGPSDGTSKPREVFINKI
- a CDS encoding roadblock/LC7 domain-containing protein — encoded protein: MSNPQLIMYDEEFKQINVALEKLLREANAKVIFLVDKNGQLITGCGETERFDTTSLASLTAGNIAATGGLAKLIGEKEFSILFHEGEKDNLHISIVAGRVILVVLFDTRSSLGLVRLRVKKASEELTAIFNRLLQKNEEKEKSGDSEFPFAEITDDDIDNLFS
- a CDS encoding phosphoglucomutase/phosphomannomutase family protein: MQIQFGTDGWRGVIADTFTFDNLALVAQATMDYLHQEGLAGKGLVIGYDRRFLSKEFAERVAAIAAGNGIKTWLSHDYAPTPAVSWAVHEKKAGAGVMITASHNPPRYNGFKVKESFGGSARPSTTKVLEQMVAENQAASRPVQALELAEAQATGQVELFDASAPYLAQLGRYVDLELIRSAGIKAVVDPMYGAGSGLLPLLIPGIEEIHGAENPAFGGHPPEPIAEHLGELSALVEAGKFQVGLALDGDADRIGAVDETGEFFSSHRIFTVLLRHLYERKGVRGAVVKTVSTTQMIDLLTAKYGLELFETQIGFKHICELMLENDILMGGEESGGLGVKGHIPERDGILMGLLLLEAMAMSGKGLRALLEETMDEIGHFHYSRIDLPIDPQAKRQLLERMQEGGITNIAGFEVARHNFSDGFKFIFEDGAWLLIRPSGTEPVLRLYSEAGDPEKVALLLKAARGIASV